A stretch of Myroides oncorhynchi DNA encodes these proteins:
- the dnaA gene encoding chromosomal replication initiator protein DnaA has translation MHDNTIKSAESVWNNCLEFIKDNIQEQAFKTWFMPIKAIELTESALYIQVPSKFFYEWLEEHYVKILKVALTKQLGAEAKLLYKIQMENTTGSKQPYTEQLPSTQRGPVKPQELDVPIQNKNPELKNPFVIPGIRNVKIESQLNSNYSFDNFLEGDSNRLARSAGMAVANKPGGTSFNPLLIFGGVGLGKTHLAHAIGVEIKDLYPEKTVLYISAEVFTQQYIDSVRKNTRNDFIYFYQLIDVLIVDDIQFLSGKSGTQDVFFHIFNHLHQNGKQVILTSDKAPVDIQDIEQRLLSRFKWGLSAEISHPDFETRVKIVEGILFRDGVEMPKEIIEYVAKNVNSNIRELEGAIISLIAQSSFNKREVTIELARHVVEKFVKSVKREISIDYIQKIVSDYFQMDTETLRSKTRKRNIVQARQLAMFFAKKYTKSSLASIGSQIGDRDHATVLHACKTIDNLLETDKEFKKFHDDINIKFSM, from the coding sequence ATGCACGATAATACAATTAAGTCAGCAGAATCTGTATGGAATAATTGTCTTGAATTCATAAAGGATAACATCCAAGAACAAGCATTCAAGACATGGTTCATGCCTATTAAGGCTATTGAGCTTACAGAGAGTGCTCTTTATATTCAGGTGCCTAGTAAGTTTTTTTACGAGTGGTTGGAAGAACACTATGTAAAAATCCTAAAAGTAGCCCTAACTAAACAGTTGGGAGCTGAAGCAAAGTTATTGTATAAGATCCAAATGGAAAACACCACTGGAAGCAAACAACCTTATACAGAACAATTACCAAGTACACAAAGAGGTCCTGTTAAACCTCAAGAATTAGATGTACCTATCCAAAACAAGAATCCAGAGTTAAAAAATCCTTTTGTAATTCCTGGAATCAGAAACGTAAAAATCGAATCACAACTAAATTCAAATTACTCATTTGATAATTTCTTAGAAGGTGATTCTAATAGATTGGCACGTTCTGCTGGTATGGCTGTAGCAAATAAACCAGGTGGAACTTCGTTTAACCCTCTTCTTATATTCGGAGGAGTTGGACTAGGAAAAACTCACTTAGCACACGCTATAGGTGTTGAAATAAAAGATCTTTATCCAGAGAAAACTGTTTTATATATTTCTGCTGAAGTCTTTACTCAACAATATATCGATTCTGTACGTAAGAATACACGTAATGACTTTATCTACTTCTATCAGTTAATAGATGTACTTATCGTCGATGATATTCAATTCTTATCTGGTAAGTCAGGAACACAAGATGTATTTTTCCATATCTTTAATCACTTACACCAGAATGGTAAACAAGTAATCCTTACTTCTGATAAAGCACCAGTAGATATTCAAGATATCGAACAACGTCTTTTATCTCGTTTTAAATGGGGATTATCTGCTGAGATATCTCATCCTGACTTTGAAACAAGAGTAAAAATAGTAGAAGGAATTCTATTCCGTGATGGTGTTGAAATGCCTAAAGAAATAATCGAATATGTAGCTAAGAATGTTAACTCGAATATCAGAGAGTTAGAAGGAGCTATCATATCATTAATCGCTCAATCTTCATTTAATAAACGTGAAGTAACTATCGAATTAGCTAGACATGTCGTAGAGAAATTCGTTAAGAGTGTAAAGAGAGAAATATCTATCGATTATATTCAAAAGATTGTTTCTGACTACTTCCAAATGGATACTGAAACATTACGTTCTAAAACTAGAAAGAGAAACATCGTACAAGCGAGACAATTAGCAATGTTCTTTGCGAAGAAATATACTAAATCTTCTTTAGCAAGTATTGGTTCACAAATAGGAGATCGTGATCACGCAACTGTATTACACGCTTGTAAGACCATTGACAACCTATTAGAAACTGATAAGGAATTCAAAAAATTCCACGATGATATAAATATTAAATTCAGTATGTAA
- a CDS encoding low molecular weight protein-tyrosine-phosphatase: protein MTKVLMVCLGNICRSPLAEGILQSKLSTESFFVDSAGTGDWHIGSLPDKRSIAVAKKYNIDLTTQRARQFKISDFNTFDRIYVMDKSNYDNVVKLAPNKEAKNKVKLILNESTPNQNAEVPDPYFGGEDGFEHVYHLLNEVCNIIAKDLKS, encoded by the coding sequence ATGACAAAGGTATTGATGGTTTGTTTAGGCAATATATGCCGTTCGCCCTTAGCTGAGGGAATATTACAATCTAAGCTTTCTACTGAAAGTTTTTTTGTTGATTCCGCCGGTACAGGTGATTGGCACATAGGTAGCTTACCAGACAAACGCTCAATAGCTGTTGCCAAAAAATACAATATTGATTTAACGACTCAGCGTGCTAGACAATTTAAGATAAGTGACTTTAATACTTTTGACCGCATTTATGTAATGGATAAATCTAATTATGATAATGTGGTAAAACTTGCTCCAAATAAAGAGGCTAAAAATAAAGTAAAACTTATTTTAAATGAAAGTACACCTAATCAGAATGCAGAAGTACCAGACCCATACTTCGGTGGAGAAGATGGATTTGAACACGTTTATCATTTGTTAAACGAAGTTTGTAATATAATAGCCAAAGATTTAAAATCTTAG